The Oreochromis niloticus isolate F11D_XX linkage group LG2, O_niloticus_UMD_NMBU, whole genome shotgun sequence genome includes a region encoding these proteins:
- the rap2c gene encoding ras-related protein Rap-2c — protein MKEYKVVVLGSGGVGKSALTVQFVTGTFIEKYDPTIEDFYRKEIEVDSSPSVLEILDTAGTEQFASMRDLYIKNGQGFILVYSLVNQQSFQDIRPMRDQIVRVKRFEKVPLILVGNKVDLESEREVAGSDGRALAQEWGCPFIETSAKSKTMVDELFAEIVRQMNYSSLPEKQEQCCTACVVQ, from the exons ATGAAAGAATACAAAGTTGTCGTGCTGGGCAGCGGCGGCGTCGGGAAATCCGCGCTCACCGTGCAGTTTGTCACCGGCACTTTTATCGAGAAATATGACCCGACTATCGAGGACTTCTATCGGAAGGAGATCGAGGTGGACTCGTCGCCCTCCGTGCTTGAGATCCTGGACACGGCGGGGACGGAGCAGTTCGCGTCCATGAGAGACCTGTACATCAAGAACGGACAGGGCTTCATCCTGGTTTACAGCCTGGTCAACCAGCAGTCTTTCCAG GACATCAGACCAATGCGAGACCAAATAGTGCGAGTGAAGCGCTTTGAGAAGGTGCCGCTGATTCTGGTTGGTAACAAAGTCGACCTGGAGTCTGAGCGTGAGGTGGCCGGATCAGATGGACGGGCTTTGGCTCAAGAGTGGGGCTGCCCCTTTATCGAAACTTCTGCCAAGAGCAAGACGATGGTGGATGAGCTGTTTGCAGAGATCGTCCGGCAGATGAATTACTCCTCGCTGCCGGAGAAGCAGGAACAGTGCTGCACAGCCTGCGTGGTACAGTGA